The following coding sequences are from one Diospyros lotus cultivar Yz01 chromosome 7, ASM1463336v1, whole genome shotgun sequence window:
- the LOC127806386 gene encoding uncharacterized protein LOC127806386: MVYYRGIEANPSKIKAILEMPLPQSIKEVQRLIERIAALGQFLSRSAERQLPFFKALTQLKQCLVSPAVLAKPWSGESLYIYLAASDETVSSILVREEDKAQKPVYYVSKRLSRAEIRYTPTEKLAYALVISVRKLRPYFEAHHIIVLSSQPLRHVLGKPDLSRRMFKLAAQALIDFIVEGTLPEEVDEGVSQIWTLSVDDNSSVGGGYAGLLLQGLDGQAWPYALHFEFNASNNEAEYEALIARLRLVKQMGVRDLEVYSDSNLIVQQVTGEFEAREDAMAQYLEIAKNLMARFQASLPQRSIETEAEQLYVEGVENWMDFIVAYLTKGWLPEEEQESRKLRCQAAKFLLVGSDLYKKSFT, encoded by the exons ATGGTGTATTATCGGGGAATTGAGGCTAACCCCTCGAAGATAAAAGCCATTCTCGAGATGCCTCTTCCTCAAAGTATCAAGGAGGTGCAAAGACTAATCGAAAGGATAGCAGCATTAGGGCAGTTCTTGTCAAGATCTGCGGAAAGGCAATTGCCATTTTTTAAGGCCTTGACTCAA CTGAAACAGTGTCTAGTCTCCCCCGCAGTCCTGGCTAAGCCATGGTCGGGAGAGTCACTATACATTTATCTAGCTGCCTCGGATGAGACTGTCAGTTCAATTTTGGTGCGGGAGGAGGACAAAGCTCAAAAGCCAGTCTACTATGTGAGCAAGAGGTTGTCTAGAGCCGAGATTCGTTACACTCCAACAGAAAAGTTGGCTTATGCCCTAGTCATCTCCGTTCGAAAGTTAAGGCCCTACTTCGAGGCACATCACATTATCGTCCTATCAAGTCAGCCATTGAGGCATGTGTTGGGAAAGCCGGACTTGTCGAGGAGGATGTTCAAATTGGCG GCGCAGGCTCTTATTGACTTCATCGTGGAGGGCACCCTACCAGAGGAAGTAGACGAAGGGGTTTCCCAGATTTGGACTCTCTCTGTTGATGACAACTCTAGTGTTGGAGGCGGCTATGCCGGATTATTGCTCCAGGGTCTCGATGGCCAAGCTTGGCCGTATGCCCTCCACTTCGAGTTCAATGCCTCTAACAATGAAGCCGAGTACGAGGCGCTCATTGCCAGGCTCAGACTAGTGAAACAGATGGGAGTCAGGGATCTGGAGGTATATTCTGATTCGAATTTAATTGTGCAACAGGTCACAGGCGAGTTCGAGGCCCGGGAGGACGCCATGGCCCAATACTTGGAGATAGCCAAGAATCTTATGGCACGGTTTCAAGCG TCGTTGCCCCAGAGAAGTATAGAGACAGAAGCGGAGCAGCTTTACGTGGAAGGGGTAGAAAATTGGATGGATTTCATCGTAGCATATCTGACCAAGGGATGGCTACCAGAGGAGGAACAAGAGAGTCGGAAACTCAGGTGCCAGGCTGCCAAGTTTCTACTGGTTGGATCAGACCTTTACAAGAAATCCTTTACTTAG